In the genome of Nitrospiraceae bacterium, one region contains:
- a CDS encoding co-chaperone GroES, with the protein MTTAAKEKKNVAKGFQPLGDRVFVTYTEELERTAGGIYVPDSAKEKPQRGIVQAIGKKVENVKVGDQVLFDKYSGSKLRIEDEECLILKEEDILGVFTS; encoded by the coding sequence ATGACTACAGCAGCGAAGGAAAAGAAGAACGTCGCCAAGGGATTTCAGCCCCTGGGGGACCGGGTGTTCGTCACCTACACCGAGGAATTGGAGCGGACCGCGGGCGGCATCTACGTGCCGGATTCTGCGAAAGAGAAGCCGCAACGAGGCATTGTCCAGGCAATCGGCAAAAAGGTCGAGAACGTGAAGGTCGGCGACCAAGTTCTCTTCGACAAGTACTCAGGCAGCAAGCTCCGGATCGAGGATGAGGAATGCTTGATCCTCAAGGAAGAAGATATCCTCGGTGTCT